A window from Mesorhizobium sp. WSM2240 encodes these proteins:
- a CDS encoding nucleotidyltransferase family protein, giving the protein MDHLRFSGLDFEEQRAILIDILKADSLTRSALQRARDFDLADWMIASGAIYNTVWNSLTGKPSGYGIKDVDLFYFDASDLSWEAEDVVIKAGETHFAELPLAVEIRNQARVHLWYPERFGRQCPAYRSSGHSLSYFASKTHAVGVRLAGAGEFEVTAPFGLDDIFSFRIAPNRVMDNQATHEEKAARAKQQWPEISVVPW; this is encoded by the coding sequence ATGGATCATCTGCGGTTTTCCGGGCTGGATTTCGAGGAGCAGCGCGCGATCCTGATCGACATTCTAAAAGCCGACAGCTTGACCCGGTCGGCGCTCCAGCGCGCTCGCGATTTCGACCTGGCCGACTGGATGATCGCATCGGGCGCCATCTACAACACGGTATGGAACAGCCTTACCGGAAAGCCGTCCGGTTATGGCATCAAGGACGTCGATCTGTTCTATTTCGATGCTTCCGACCTTTCCTGGGAGGCGGAGGACGTCGTCATCAAGGCCGGCGAGACGCACTTTGCCGAGCTGCCGTTGGCAGTCGAAATTCGCAACCAGGCGCGCGTGCATCTCTGGTATCCGGAGCGCTTCGGCCGGCAATGCCCAGCCTATCGATCCTCGGGTCATTCACTGAGCTATTTCGCATCCAAAACACATGCAGTAGGCGTTCGCCTGGCAGGCGCCGGCGAGTTCGAGGTAACGGCGCCATTTGGACTTGACGACATCTTTTCCTTTCGGATCGCGCCGAACCGGGTGATGGACAACCAGGCAACTCATGAGGAAAAGGCCGCGCGGGCGAAACAGCAATGGCCGGAAATCAGCGTGGTACCCTGGTAG